The nucleotide sequence AGTGGATCAACCAGCGCCTGCCTGGCCGCCACGTGCGAGGGAGCTGGCGCCTGGGCAGAAGGGCGGCCACCAGGAAGCGCAAGGTGGCCATCGACGAAGAGCAGGTGCGGGGCTTCCTCTCGGAGGTATTCGGGGTTGTCCTGGCCGAGCGCACGCAGGCTGTCATTGCGTTGGACTGCCCTGTGGAGCGTGAACCTCCGGGCCGTGCCTTGGGTCCAGAGGTTTCACCACGCGTGTTTCGCGACGCAAATGCTGCGCACCCTCTCACATGGGCGCAAAAATTTCGTAACCCGACTCCGGCCTCCCAAACGGCGTGGAAATTCGCACGCGATTGCGAGATGGGGCTGGCCGTTTGAGCAACCGTTGATACGGTGTTCCGCGTGTCCTCGGCCTCCCGCACACTCCTGGCAGTGGCCCTGGGGCTCGCCCTGGGCTCGGCCATTGGCATCGGTGGCTACACCTTCGCGTACGCGAAGGGCGCGGCCTACCTGCATGACGATCCAGCCGCCTGCGCCAACTGCCACATCATGACCGAGCAGTACGATGGCTGGCGCAAGAGCAGCCACCACGCGGTGGCCACCTGTAACGACTGCCACACGCCGGCGGCACTGGTGCCCAAGTACCTCAACAAGGCGAGCAACGGCTTCTGGCACTCCTTCTACTTCACCACCGGCACCTTCCCGGACCCCATCCGCATCCGCCCCGCCAACCGGCAGGTGACGGAGAGCGCTTGCCGGAACTGCCACGCCAGCCTCGTGGAGAGCATCGAAACGCCCCACGCGGACTCGTTGCAGTGCCTCACTTGCCACAACTCCGTGGGGCACCCCGAAGGCTCCGGGAACCCCGAACTCATCCATCAGGAGGTTGAACGATGACCGAGCCCGAGAAGCAACGGCGCTTCAGCGGCGTCAAGCTGGTGATTGCCGTGGCGGTGGCCGCCGCCCTGGCCGCCGCTGGCGTCACCGCGCTCCTGGTCAACATCATGGAGCGCAAGCAGGAGGCGAAGAATCCCTTCTACCGGGTGGTGGAGCTGGACGACACCATCACCGACCCGGAGGTGTGGGGGCGGAACTTCCCGCTGCAGTACGACAGCTACAAGCGCACGGTGGACCAGAAGCGCACCCGCTATGGCGGCAGTGAAGCCGTGGCGCGCACGCCGTCCCAGGCGGACCCACGCACCGTCGTCGCGCAGAGCCGGCTCGAGGAGGACCCACGGCTGGTGACGATGTGGAGCGGCTACGCCTTCGCCACCGACTTCCGCGAGGAGCGCGGCCACGCGCACATGCTGGACGACCAAGTCTACACCGAGCGCCAGCACGTGACGCAGCAGCCGGGCACCTGCATCCACTGCCACGCCAGCGTGTACGTGCCCTACAAGAAGCTCGGCGACGGCGACCTCATCAAGGGCTTCGAGAAGATGAACCAGATGCCCTTCATGGAGGCGCGCAAGCTGGTGGAGCACCCCGTCTCATGCATCGACTGCCACGACCCCACCACGATGCAGTTGCGCGTGACGCGGCCTGGCTTCATCGAGGGCATCGCCGCGCTCAAGGCCAGCCAGGGCGTTCCCAACTTCCGGGTGAATCAGGACGCGACGCGCCAGGAGATGCGCACGTACGTGTGCGGGCAGTGCCACGTCGAGTACTACTTCAAGGGCAAGGAGAAGCGCCTCACGTACCCCTGGGCCAAGGGCATCAACATCGATCAGATCATGGCCTACTACGACGAGGACGGGCACTCCGACTGGACGCACGAGCTCACGGGCGCCAAGGTGCTGAAGGCGCAGCACCCCGAGTTCGAGATGTACAACCAGGGCATCCACGCGAAGAGCGGCGTGGCCTGCGCGGACTGCCACATGCCGTTCATGCGCGAGGGGGCGATGAAGGTCAGCGACCACCAGGTGCGCAGCCCGCTGCTGAACATCAACCGCGCGTGCCAGACGTGCCACAAGTGGAGCGAGGCGGAGCTGCTCCAGCGCGCGGAGACCATCCAGACGCGCACCTTCGAGACGCGGAACATCGCCATGGACGCGCTGGTGGACCTCATCCACGACCTCGAGTCCGCCCAGAAGGCGGGGCTGCCCGAGGAGGCGCTCGCCAAGGCGCGCGACATGCAGAAGCGTGCCCAGTTCTACCTGGACTTCGTGGAGGCGGAGAACTCCATGGGCTTCCACGCGGACCAGGAGGCAGTGCGCATCCTGAGCAACTCCATCAACTT is from Myxococcus virescens and encodes:
- the nrfH gene encoding cytochrome c nitrite reductase small subunit; translated protein: MFRVSSASRTLLAVALGLALGSAIGIGGYTFAYAKGAAYLHDDPAACANCHIMTEQYDGWRKSSHHAVATCNDCHTPAALVPKYLNKASNGFWHSFYFTTGTFPDPIRIRPANRQVTESACRNCHASLVESIETPHADSLQCLTCHNSVGHPEGSGNPELIHQEVER
- a CDS encoding ammonia-forming cytochrome c nitrite reductase subunit c552 yields the protein MTEPEKQRRFSGVKLVIAVAVAAALAAAGVTALLVNIMERKQEAKNPFYRVVELDDTITDPEVWGRNFPLQYDSYKRTVDQKRTRYGGSEAVARTPSQADPRTVVAQSRLEEDPRLVTMWSGYAFATDFREERGHAHMLDDQVYTERQHVTQQPGTCIHCHASVYVPYKKLGDGDLIKGFEKMNQMPFMEARKLVEHPVSCIDCHDPTTMQLRVTRPGFIEGIAALKASQGVPNFRVNQDATRQEMRTYVCGQCHVEYYFKGKEKRLTYPWAKGINIDQIMAYYDEDGHSDWTHELTGAKVLKAQHPEFEMYNQGIHAKSGVACADCHMPFMREGAMKVSDHQVRSPLLNINRACQTCHKWSEAELLQRAETIQTRTFETRNIAMDALVDLIHDLESAQKAGLPEEALAKARDMQKRAQFYLDFVEAENSMGFHADQEAVRILSNSINFSRLGQNALRPSGGASTSPTTRPQGAPAPLTPVSADGAGETQQGSK